A region from the Helcococcus ovis genome encodes:
- a CDS encoding D-alanyl-D-alanine carboxypeptidase family protein, translating to MDFENRKILVKKSRINKNKIVKNILYIIFFIIMALLAKNYIFKQKINSEIVYVFDKSNNNVIFEKNKNKKISPASLSKLFLTDYIIENYNLDTVISPSDGILEYVPKNSSLANIEYKEYTLRNLVAGLLVPSGNDAAYVLADFCGKNLDKSLRDIKTRLDLFQEKFNIFLRDRGYENTKIYNPSGFDYESYTTCEDLNNVVNNIIQYKFIREVISSYEYIASLPDDTDIAWINTNKFLDPNFKYFSKKIKGTKTGSLDGINNLILLYNKGDREYIIHILGSKTDKQRYEEANEIIKRIIEK from the coding sequence ATGGATTTTGAAAATCGTAAAATTTTAGTAAAAAAAAGTAGAATTAATAAAAATAAAATTGTTAAAAATATTTTATATATTATATTTTTTATTATAATGGCATTACTAGCTAAAAATTATATTTTTAAACAAAAAATAAATTCTGAAATTGTTTATGTTTTTGATAAATCAAACAATAATGTTATATTTGAAAAAAATAAAAATAAAAAAATATCTCCTGCAAGTCTATCAAAATTATTTTTGACAGATTATATTATAGAAAATTATAATTTAGATACTGTAATTTCACCTTCTGATGGAATATTAGAATATGTACCTAAAAATTCATCTTTAGCTAATATTGAATATAAAGAATATACATTAAGAAATTTAGTTGCAGGATTATTAGTTCCTTCAGGTAATGATGCTGCATATGTTTTGGCTGATTTTTGTGGGAAAAATTTAGATAAAAGTTTAAGAGATATAAAAACTAGGTTGGACTTATTTCAAGAAAAATTCAATATATTTTTGAGAGATAGAGGATATGAAAATACTAAAATATACAATCCATCTGGTTTTGATTATGAATCATATACTACTTGTGAGGATTTAAATAATGTTGTTAATAATATTATTCAATATAAGTTTATAAGAGAAGTTATATCAAGTTATGAATATATTGCTAGTTTACCTGATGACACCGATATTGCTTGGATAAATACAAATAAATTTTTAGATCCTAATTTTAAATATTTTAGTAAAAAAATTAAAGGAACTAAAACCGGTTCATTAGATGGGATAAATAATTTGATTTTATTGTATAATAAAGGTGATAGAGAATATATCATTCATATATTAGGTTCAAAAACTGATAAACAAAGATATGAAGAAGCCAATGAAATTATAAAAAGAATTATTGAAAAATAA
- a CDS encoding coenzyme F420-0:L-glutamate ligase: protein MSRLIGTSSLGIRLPIVKQGDDLVKIVSDCFTEVIEQQKIEVSNTDIIGITESLLARTQGNYVKLSYITEDLNSKYNDEISLVHPILSRNRFLNILKAIANTNKKVKIYLSYPSDEVGNLLMDKYEIMKKNVNIYKDTLTEEDYLNILGKKYLHPFTGLDYVEIYKSVFQKGQVEILYSNNLEDIAKNSKSILVANIHDREYMKEYFKEHGINSVYTLADIMSSPINNSGYNEHYGLYGSNAASDDSLKLFPRDAKKFVDDVQAEIMKRTGKKIEVLVYGDGAFKDPIGGIWELADPVVSPGFTDGLIGRPNEVKIKYLADNDLADLSGEEAIKAMKEKIKTKDDNDVTQNAKLGTTPRQLTDLVGSLCDLMSGSGDKGTPVIYIKGYFDNYSVE, encoded by the coding sequence ATGAGTAGATTAATAGGTACAAGTTCATTAGGAATAAGGCTACCAATTGTAAAACAAGGTGATGATTTAGTAAAAATCGTGAGTGATTGTTTTACAGAAGTTATAGAGCAACAAAAAATCGAGGTTTCAAATACTGACATCATTGGTATTACTGAATCTTTATTGGCAAGGACACAGGGAAACTATGTAAAATTATCATACATTACTGAAGACTTAAACAGTAAGTATAATGATGAAATAAGCTTAGTGCATCCAATTTTAAGCAGAAACAGATTTTTAAATATTCTAAAAGCTATCGCAAATACAAATAAAAAAGTTAAAATTTATCTTTCATATCCAAGTGATGAAGTAGGAAATCTACTTATGGATAAATATGAAATAATGAAAAAAAATGTAAACATCTACAAAGATACTCTAACCGAAGAGGACTATCTAAATATCTTAGGTAAAAAATACCTTCACCCATTCACAGGACTTGATTATGTTGAAATATATAAATCAGTATTTCAAAAAGGTCAAGTAGAAATCTTATACTCAAACAATCTAGAAGATATTGCAAAAAACTCAAAATCTATACTTGTAGCAAATATACATGATAGAGAATACATGAAAGAATATTTCAAGGAACATGGTATTAATTCTGTGTATACACTTGCTGATATTATGTCAAGTCCAATAAACAATTCCGGATATAACGAACACTATGGACTATATGGTTCAAACGCAGCTAGCGATGATTCACTAAAATTATTCCCTAGAGATGCTAAAAAATTCGTTGATGATGTTCAAGCAGAAATAATGAAAAGAACGGGTAAAAAAATTGAAGTTTTAGTATATGGTGATGGTGCATTTAAGGATCCTATTGGTGGAATATGGGAATTAGCTGATCCTGTTGTATCTCCCGGATTTACTGATGGTTTAATCGGTAGACCAAATGAAGTTAAAATAAAATATCTTGCAGATAATGATTTGGCAGATTTGTCAGGTGAAGAAGCAATTAAAGCAATGAAAGAAAAAATCAAAACCAAAGATGATAATGATGTTACACAAAATGCAAAATTAGGCACAACTCCTCGACAACTTACAGACCTTGTCGGCTCATTATGTGATTTAATGTCGGGTTCAGGAGATAAAGGTACTCCTGTAATTTACATTAAAGGTTACTTTGATAATTACTCAGTTGAATAA